In Desulfatiglans sp., the following proteins share a genomic window:
- a CDS encoding response regulator: MHSKPTYDELIKRIHELEAINRRLISNEKKFQSFFNHAGIGICMIDSTTSKIIEFNDVAHNSLGYTREEFGKLFIHDIDPSVNERSILERHEKNESGSYVFETLHRAKNGDLKNMLISYVPVDTDNRNLIQSVHIDITERKEVENRLREAIKTAEDASQYKSEFLANMSHEIRTPMNGVIGMTSLLLDTPLNSEQQEYVHTIRKSADSLLSIINDILDFSKIEAGKLDIEILDFNLRNAIGEAMEVPSVNAHEKGLEFSYFIDHDIPSMLKGDPGRLRQILINLINNAVKFTKEGEIVTSLTLANETPTHVKIRFEVRDTGIGISQSDVQKLFHSFQQVDASSTRTYGGTGLGLSISKKLAEMMGGEIGVESEPGKGSNFRFTAVFERQINTHDDEPLMPDEIKTRRVLIVDDSNTNLKILGGYLAKWGFIYDEAQNAEVAIKLLNAVSKVGAPYDLVITDMQMPGIDGIEFGRRVKSDPALKNTRMIMLTSRGIRGDYTAMKQIGFDGYLIKPIGRNHLFDCIVTVLSRDTSRASHKKQPLITRHTLSDERVKKVKILLAEDNIINQKLALKLLEKFGFQADAVANGEEAVKALEMINYDIVLMDIQMPVMDGYRATAVIRSPESKVLNHNVKIIALTAHAMKGDREKCLEAGMDYYISKPINPNELYSVIDQYI, from the coding sequence ATGCATAGCAAACCTACATACGATGAACTGATAAAGAGGATTCACGAGCTTGAGGCCATTAACCGCAGGCTTATTTCAAATGAAAAAAAATTCCAGTCCTTTTTTAATCATGCTGGGATTGGTATCTGTATGATAGATTCCACCACAAGCAAAATAATTGAATTTAATGATGTTGCCCATAACAGCCTTGGCTATACCCGCGAGGAGTTCGGTAAACTCTTCATCCATGACATTGATCCGAGTGTTAATGAACGCTCCATACTAGAAAGACATGAGAAAAATGAGAGTGGTTCATATGTATTTGAGACACTCCACAGGGCAAAAAATGGTGATTTAAAGAATATGCTCATCAGTTATGTCCCTGTTGATACTGATAATAGAAATCTGATCCAGTCTGTTCATATTGATATAACAGAGCGTAAGGAGGTAGAAAACAGGCTTAGGGAGGCGATCAAAACAGCAGAAGATGCCAGTCAGTACAAGAGCGAATTTCTTGCCAATATGAGCCATGAGATAAGGACACCTATGAACGGCGTAATAGGCATGACCAGCCTGCTTTTAGATACACCTTTGAACAGTGAACAGCAGGAATATGTGCATACCATACGAAAGAGTGCGGATTCACTCCTTTCAATCATCAATGACATACTTGATTTCTCAAAGATCGAAGCAGGAAAGCTCGATATTGAGATACTTGACTTCAACCTGAGGAATGCCATAGGAGAGGCTATGGAGGTGCCCTCTGTAAATGCCCATGAAAAGGGTCTTGAGTTTTCCTATTTTATAGATCATGACATACCTTCAATGTTAAAGGGTGACCCTGGCAGGCTCAGGCAGATACTTATCAATCTTATTAACAATGCAGTCAAATTCACAAAAGAGGGTGAGATTGTTACCAGTCTGACACTTGCAAATGAGACTCCCACCCATGTGAAGATCAGGTTTGAGGTAAGGGATACAGGTATAGGTATTTCTCAGTCAGATGTCCAGAAGCTTTTCCACTCTTTCCAGCAGGTGGATGCATCAAGCACCAGAACATACGGCGGCACAGGGCTGGGGTTAAGCATCTCTAAAAAACTTGCAGAGATGATGGGTGGTGAGATAGGGGTTGAGAGTGAACCTGGCAAGGGATCGAACTTCCGGTTTACTGCGGTTTTTGAAAGGCAGATAAATACACATGATGATGAGCCCCTCATGCCTGACGAGATAAAAACCAGACGGGTGCTTATTGTTGATGACAGCAATACAAATCTCAAGATACTTGGGGGGTATCTCGCAAAATGGGGCTTTATCTATGATGAGGCGCAAAACGCAGAAGTGGCAATAAAACTGCTTAATGCAGTATCAAAGGTGGGTGCCCCATATGACCTTGTCATCACTGACATGCAGATGCCGGGCATAGACGGTATTGAATTCGGTAGGAGGGTAAAGAGCGACCCTGCACTTAAGAATACCAGGATGATCATGCTCACCTCAAGAGGCATCAGAGGCGATTATACGGCTATGAAGCAGATCGGGTTTGACGGCTATCTTATAAAACCAATTGGCAGAAACCACCTTTTTGACTGTATAGTGACCGTGCTTTCCAGGGATACCTCCAGGGCAAGCCATAAAAAACAGCCTCTTATCACACGCCATACACTATCAGATGAGAGGGTCAAAAAGGTCAAAATCCTTCTTGCAGAGGATAATATAATAAACCAGAAGCTTGCCTTAAAGCTTCTTGAAAAATTTGGGTTTCAGGCAGATGCAGTGGCAAACGGCGAGGAGGCAGTAAAGGCCCTTGAGATGATTAATTATGATATTGTGCTTATGGATATCCAGATGCCTGTCATGGATGGTTACAGGGCTACTGCTGTTATCAGGAGCCCTGAATCAAAGGTGCTTAACCATAATGTGAAAATTATTGCCCTTACAGCACATGCAATGAAGGGCGACAGGGAAAAATGCCTGGAGGCTGGCATGGATTACTATATCTCAAAGCCTATTAACCCCAATGAGCTGTATAGCGTCATAGATCAATATATATAG
- the eda gene encoding bifunctional 4-hydroxy-2-oxoglutarate aldolase/2-dehydro-3-deoxy-phosphogluconate aldolase → MDSLTIFKRFTELKIIPVVTIERSLYSLELADALIEAGLPCAEITLRTNDAFTAIDKIACNRKEVLLGAGTVLKVDQVKEAIDMGAGFIVTPGFNQKVVEYCINNSITVIPGTSNPTDIGMALDYDLTLVKFFPAENYGGASTLRAMSAPYPMMRFIPTGGINIGNMMDYLALSSVIAIGGSWMVEKGLVNCGNFREITRLTKEAVNLVKG, encoded by the coding sequence ATGGATTCACTCACTATTTTTAAACGGTTTACTGAACTTAAAATCATCCCGGTTGTTACAATTGAGAGGTCTCTCTATTCACTGGAGCTGGCTGATGCGCTTATTGAGGCTGGCCTTCCCTGCGCTGAGATTACCCTCCGCACGAATGACGCCTTTACTGCTATCGACAAAATAGCCTGTAACAGGAAAGAGGTGCTTCTGGGGGCTGGCACTGTATTGAAGGTGGATCAGGTGAAGGAGGCCATCGACATGGGCGCAGGTTTTATTGTTACCCCTGGGTTCAATCAGAAGGTTGTTGAATATTGCATTAATAACAGTATTACTGTTATACCCGGAACAAGTAATCCCACTGACATCGGTATGGCCCTTGATTATGACCTGACGCTGGTCAAATTTTTTCCTGCGGAGAATTATGGCGGTGCAAGCACCCTCAGGGCGATGAGCGCACCATATCCAATGATGAGGTTTATACCCACAGGTGGTATTAATATAGGAAATATGATGGACTACCTTGCATTATCCAGTGTGATAGCAATAGGAGGAAGCTGGATGGTGGAAAAGGGGCTTGTTAATTGTGGGAATTTCAGGGAGATTACCAGGCTTACAAAAGAGGCTGTTAATCTCGTCAAAGGTTAA
- a CDS encoding YchJ family protein, which produces MEKCPCSSGKSYDECCAPFLQGLKEAETAERLMRARYSAFVKADIDYLYKTVSPDQQKDFNIEETKDWAQNSEWKGLEIVETIEGGPDDEKGTVEFIASFRQNKKDITHHELASFEKIEGKWIFMDGVVPKPKQVIRETPKIGRNDPCTCGSGLKYKKCCGK; this is translated from the coding sequence ATGGAAAAATGTCCCTGCTCAAGCGGCAAATCCTATGATGAGTGTTGTGCCCCCTTTTTACAGGGCTTAAAGGAGGCTGAGACTGCTGAAAGACTTATGAGGGCAAGGTACAGCGCCTTTGTAAAGGCAGATATAGATTATCTCTATAAAACAGTATCCCCTGACCAGCAGAAGGATTTTAATATTGAAGAGACAAAGGACTGGGCACAGAATTCAGAATGGAAAGGGCTTGAGATCGTAGAGACCATAGAGGGAGGCCCTGATGATGAAAAGGGCACAGTGGAGTTTATCGCAAGTTTCAGGCAGAACAAGAAGGATATAACCCACCATGAACTGGCCTCATTTGAAAAGATAGAGGGGAAATGGATATTCATGGATGGCGTAGTGCCAAAACCAAAACAGGTGATACGTGAAACACCCAAGATTGGCAGAAATGATCCATGCACATGCGGGAGCGGCCTGAAATACAAAAAATGCTGCGGGAAGTAG
- a CDS encoding nuclear transport factor 2 family protein, translating into MEKFNKQEDKSSFFSTLSVVFAVMLLAVTLMAGCETKNAEYEKLLDRIQIEDMIVKYYVDMGEGKHHDLAMYYTEDAILDVNNQVSKGREEIEKLYAGVGGSGEAAFSGKMHMLLNNAIIEIDGDTAKAWFIWTGVMNEDIKAPPRFQEQGREYDELVKINGNWFITKRYITADSGLPEMWEKSYKPRSFR; encoded by the coding sequence ATGGAAAAATTTAATAAACAGGAAGATAAAAGTTCATTTTTCTCTACATTATCAGTTGTGTTTGCTGTAATGTTGCTGGCTGTTACATTAATGGCAGGGTGCGAAACAAAAAACGCGGAATATGAAAAACTGCTGGACCGTATCCAGATTGAGGACATGATTGTAAAGTATTATGTTGATATGGGGGAGGGGAAGCATCATGACCTTGCCATGTACTATACTGAAGATGCAATACTTGATGTAAACAATCAGGTCTCAAAGGGTCGTGAAGAAATAGAAAAATTGTATGCAGGTGTGGGTGGGAGCGGAGAGGCCGCATTTAGTGGGAAAATGCACATGCTGCTCAATAATGCCATTATTGAAATTGATGGGGATACTGCAAAGGCCTGGTTTATCTGGACAGGTGTAATGAATGAAGATATTAAAGCTCCACCACGCTTTCAGGAGCAGGGCCGAGAGTATGATGAGCTTGTGAAAATAAACGGCAACTGGTTCATTACAAAAAGATATATCACTGCTGACAGCGGTTTACCTGAAATGTGGGAAAAGAGCTATAAACCAAGGTCATTCAGGTAG
- a CDS encoding CocE/NonD family hydrolase has translation MMGASYFGVNQWSTAIQNPPHLKCIVPCPGTTDNFRGMIYPGSVLRSSFVIYIVSKILQEAIWPGLLPGKELPENVIAGIFANSEDGPFYWEHGGAWREMDKINVPVLSIAPAANDLHITQHLSHYNSIRSPKKLIISPWAGSRYQPFIFETEAINEYLLRWFDYWLKEIDTGIMDEPEVAIYDNGTGRWQYEDEYPVRRTEWKRFYIGTGLTSTSPWGSLGEDSPGRQKDSSTFKHPSVKRQIPGSFIFLPNPDNKEFLAFTTPPLEEDITIKGPVSMTLYASTTEKRPSDWAFFIKIGEIGPDGPALNPVTGKPFLRPDWTDAWTPKEVNLWSYGNLKTKFRRLDESRSKPGNPWHSFTDPEILEPNTVYEFQIELVPIFNTFKKGHKIWLQIACEDKDYNLWDSKSSYVTGPSPRSIDITVYHSREYPSHLVLPVVRDKEKDIKVKSPLCDFLPH, from the coding sequence ATGATGGGCGCCTCATATTTCGGGGTTAACCAGTGGTCTACAGCGATTCAAAATCCCCCTCATCTCAAATGTATTGTACCGTGCCCGGGGACCACTGATAATTTCAGGGGGATGATCTATCCGGGCAGTGTGCTGAGATCATCCTTTGTTATCTACATTGTATCCAAGATTTTACAGGAGGCCATATGGCCCGGCCTGTTACCCGGCAAGGAACTCCCTGAAAATGTGATTGCAGGGATATTCGCAAACAGCGAGGATGGCCCGTTCTACTGGGAACACGGAGGGGCATGGCGTGAAATGGATAAGATTAATGTCCCGGTTCTGAGTATTGCACCTGCTGCCAATGATCTCCATATCACACAGCATCTTTCACATTACAACAGCATCAGATCACCAAAAAAATTAATCATATCCCCATGGGCCGGATCACGTTACCAGCCATTCATATTTGAGACTGAGGCCATTAATGAATACCTGCTCAGGTGGTTTGATTACTGGCTTAAAGAGATTGATACCGGGATCATGGATGAACCTGAAGTCGCTATCTATGATAACGGAACCGGCAGATGGCAATATGAAGATGAATATCCTGTAAGGCGAACCGAATGGAAAAGATTTTATATTGGAACCGGTTTGACGTCTACTTCACCATGGGGTTCTCTGGGCGAAGATTCTCCAGGCAGGCAGAAAGATTCAAGCACTTTTAAACATCCGTCAGTTAAAAGACAGATACCGGGCTCTTTCATCTTTCTCCCTAACCCGGATAACAAAGAGTTCCTTGCATTCACCACTCCTCCGCTTGAAGAGGATATTACAATAAAAGGGCCTGTCAGCATGACCCTTTATGCATCAACCACCGAGAAGAGGCCCTCTGACTGGGCATTTTTTATAAAAATTGGTGAGATCGGCCCGGATGGCCCGGCACTGAACCCGGTAACAGGAAAACCATTCCTTAGACCCGACTGGACAGATGCGTGGACACCAAAAGAGGTTAACCTGTGGAGCTATGGAAACCTCAAGACAAAATTCAGAAGGCTCGATGAATCAAGATCAAAGCCGGGAAATCCATGGCATTCTTTTACTGACCCTGAAATTCTTGAGCCGAATACCGTATATGAATTTCAGATCGAGCTTGTACCCATTTTTAATACATTTAAAAAGGGACATAAAATATGGTTGCAGATAGCGTGTGAGGATAAGGATTATAATCTGTGGGATTCAAAAAGCTCCTATGTCACTGGCCCTTCTCCGCGCTCCATCGATATCACTGTTTACCATAGCAGGGAGTACCCGTCTCACCTTGTATTACCGGTGGTGCGGGATAAAGAAAAAGACATAAAGGTAAAATCACCTTTATGTGACTTTCTGCCGCATTAA
- the uxaC gene encoding glucuronate isomerase translates to MAIINEDRLFPAEEKTRIIARAIYNQIKELPIISPHGHTDPAWYAENINFTDPAALFIIPDHYLVRMLCSQGYTHAELGIKPRDNTPYEKEPRKIWDIFVKNYHLYSGTPTRMWLDYVFSEIFGIEEELNEGSSESIYNHIDTKLKSKEFRIRNLYKRFRIEAISTTDEPNSDLAHHKKIRDEWDGRVIPCFRPDSIMDPLHESFIHEVNKLCSGGSEYLKYLDAIQERRFYFKEMGAVSTDHGCLEAYTAELSDTQMQGLFDKAMKGQINQGEAREFQGHMLMEMARMSIEDGLVMQIHPGVYRNHSSMIFKRFGRDKGVDIPVETEYVKALRPLLERYGHERNLKIILFTLDDTRYTRELAPLAGYYPVLRLGPAWWFNDSPEGMMRFRVSVTETAGFYNTVGFNDDTRAFLSISARHDMARRVDASYLARLVAEHRLTMSQAERVACDLTYNIPKESYSL, encoded by the coding sequence ATGGCAATTATTAATGAAGATAGACTCTTTCCTGCAGAAGAGAAGACCAGAATTATCGCCCGTGCCATCTATAATCAGATAAAAGAACTGCCCATAATAAGCCCTCATGGCCATACTGACCCTGCATGGTATGCTGAAAATATTAATTTTACCGATCCTGCCGCACTTTTTATTATCCCGGATCATTACCTTGTAAGGATGCTTTGCTCTCAGGGTTATACTCATGCGGAGCTGGGGATTAAGCCGCGTGACAATACCCCGTATGAAAAAGAGCCCAGGAAGATATGGGATATCTTTGTAAAAAATTATCACCTTTATTCAGGTACACCTACAAGGATGTGGCTTGATTATGTGTTCAGCGAGATATTCGGCATAGAAGAGGAGCTTAATGAAGGGTCATCTGAATCCATATATAACCATATCGATACGAAACTAAAAAGCAAAGAGTTCAGGATCAGAAATCTATATAAAAGATTCAGGATAGAGGCTATAAGCACCACTGATGAGCCAAACAGCGATCTTGCTCATCATAAGAAGATCCGGGATGAATGGGATGGAAGGGTAATCCCCTGCTTCAGGCCTGACTCAATCATGGACCCTCTGCATGAATCATTCATTCATGAGGTAAATAAGCTGTGCAGTGGAGGTTCGGAATACCTGAAATATCTTGATGCAATACAGGAACGCAGGTTTTATTTCAAAGAGATGGGCGCTGTTTCAACTGATCATGGCTGCCTTGAGGCATATACTGCGGAGCTTTCAGATACACAGATGCAGGGGTTGTTTGATAAGGCCATGAAAGGTCAGATCAACCAGGGTGAGGCAAGGGAATTCCAGGGCCACATGCTCATGGAGATGGCCCGCATGAGCATTGAGGATGGCCTTGTGATGCAGATACACCCCGGTGTGTACCGAAACCACAGCAGTATGATCTTTAAGCGCTTTGGCCGTGACAAAGGGGTTGATATACCGGTTGAAACAGAATATGTAAAGGCGTTAAGGCCTTTGTTGGAACGTTATGGCCATGAAAGAAATCTAAAGATCATCCTGTTTACACTTGATGATACGAGGTATACACGGGAGCTTGCGCCTTTGGCCGGTTATTATCCTGTTTTAAGGCTTGGCCCTGCATGGTGGTTTAATGACAGCCCAGAGGGCATGATGCGCTTCAGGGTATCTGTCACAGAAACAGCAGGTTTTTATAATACTGTGGGGTTCAATGATGATACAAGGGCCTTTTTATCCATATCGGCCAGGCATGATATGGCAAGACGTGTGGATGCATCATATCTTGCCAGGCTTGTTGCAGAACACAGACTCACAATGAGTCAGGCAGAAAGGGTGGCCTGTGATCTGACATATAATATCCCAAAGGAAAGTTATAGTTTGTAA
- a CDS encoding potassium channel family protein: MQNGFRETLQFYLVDCKTPIGKGIDVIIIMMNLFICAILVIETYVVDQEILSLLWQIEKVIVFLFIIEYLARLYGADNRVRQLTDIYNIMDLIAIMPTLILIVFPYLGLTHDVQFIQFIRIIRIFRIFRFFRFLATPDFFFGSLTIHVLRVTKLFMIIFMIFFISSGCFLFFEKAANPGVKTFGDAFYFTVVTLTTVGFGDIAPVTGGGRAVTVLMIISGIILIPWQASQIVKEWVHISTKRDVICKKCGLRYHDRDASHCKSCGSIIYQEIED, encoded by the coding sequence ATGCAGAATGGCTTCAGGGAGACACTTCAGTTTTATCTGGTTGACTGTAAGACCCCCATCGGGAAGGGAATAGATGTCATCATTATTATGATGAATCTATTTATCTGTGCCATTCTGGTCATAGAAACCTATGTAGTAGATCAGGAGATACTGTCCCTGCTATGGCAGATAGAAAAGGTGATAGTGTTTCTCTTTATCATTGAATATCTGGCAAGGCTTTATGGCGCTGACAATAGGGTCAGGCAGTTGACCGATATCTACAACATAATGGACCTTATTGCCATTATGCCTACACTCATCCTTATTGTTTTTCCATATTTGGGGCTCACTCACGATGTGCAATTTATTCAATTTATAAGAATAATAAGGATATTCAGGATCTTCAGGTTTTTCAGGTTTCTTGCCACCCCCGATTTTTTCTTTGGCAGCCTTACAATACATGTACTCAGGGTCACAAAACTGTTTATGATTATTTTTATGATCTTTTTTATATCTTCAGGGTGTTTTCTTTTTTTTGAAAAGGCTGCAAATCCGGGTGTTAAAACATTTGGTGATGCCTTTTATTTTACAGTCGTTACATTAACCACTGTTGGTTTTGGAGATATTGCGCCTGTTACAGGGGGTGGCAGGGCTGTTACTGTATTAATGATAATATCTGGCATTATTCTTATACCCTGGCAGGCAAGCCAGATTGTTAAGGAATGGGTGCATATTTCAACAAAAAGGGATGTCATATGTAAGAAATGCGGATTAAGATATCATGACCGGGATGCCTCACACTGTAAATCCTGCGGCAGCATAATCTATCAGGAGATAGAGGATTAA
- a CDS encoding sugar kinase, translating to MPVLELIKRDECRYDLVSLGEVMLRLDPGQGRIHTSRNFRVWEGGGEYNVARGLRRCFNMRAAVVTALADNAIGRLVEDLILQGGVDTSFIKWREYDGCGREVRNGLNFTERGFGIRGAIGVSDRGNTAASQLKKGDIDWEYIFGKCGVRWFHTGGIFAALSETTPDVIEEAMCAAKKYKTIISYDLNYRASLWKKRGGEKRAQEINRHILKYVDVLFGNIEDLTARLGYETSPIKENQINIDIVMFSEITDSILADYPGMKILAPTLRNSKSASINDWGAICRAKDNFYQATRRENLEIFDRVGGGDSFVSGFIYGMMRYDDPQRAVEYGAAHGALAMTTPGDNSMSNLNDVESLISGTGTRMVR from the coding sequence ATGCCTGTTCTTGAATTAATAAAAAGAGATGAATGCAGATATGATCTTGTTTCTCTTGGTGAGGTGATGCTTCGCCTTGATCCGGGTCAGGGGCGGATACATACCTCAAGGAATTTTAGGGTATGGGAAGGCGGCGGCGAATATAATGTGGCAAGGGGTTTAAGAAGGTGCTTCAACATGCGGGCTGCTGTTGTCACTGCCCTTGCAGATAATGCGATTGGCAGGCTTGTTGAAGATCTGATACTTCAGGGCGGTGTTGATACCTCCTTTATTAAATGGCGTGAATATGACGGGTGCGGCAGGGAGGTAAGAAACGGGCTTAATTTTACTGAAAGGGGTTTCGGTATAAGGGGCGCTATCGGTGTTTCAGACAGGGGAAATACAGCAGCATCACAGCTCAAAAAGGGTGATATTGACTGGGAATATATATTTGGTAAATGCGGGGTGAGGTGGTTTCATACAGGGGGTATATTTGCCGCACTTTCAGAAACAACACCGGATGTTATAGAAGAGGCAATGTGTGCCGCTAAAAAATATAAAACCATTATCTCCTATGATCTTAATTACAGGGCCAGCCTGTGGAAAAAGAGAGGTGGTGAAAAAAGGGCACAGGAGATAAACAGGCATATACTCAAATATGTGGATGTCCTGTTTGGAAATATAGAGGACCTTACAGCAAGACTCGGATATGAAACATCTCCCATAAAAGAAAATCAGATAAATATCGATATAGTAATGTTCAGTGAGATAACCGATAGCATACTTGCTGATTATCCTGGAATGAAAATATTAGCGCCAACACTCAGGAATTCCAAGTCTGCCTCCATAAATGACTGGGGCGCAATATGCAGGGCAAAAGATAATTTTTATCAGGCAACACGGAGGGAAAACCTTGAGATATTTGACCGTGTAGGAGGTGGCGACAGTTTCGTGTCTGGCTTTATCTATGGGATGATGAGGTATGATGACCCTCAGAGGGCAGTAGAATATGGCGCTGCCCATGGCGCCCTTGCCATGACAACCCCCGGAGATAACTCCATGTCAAATTTAAACGATGTGGAAAGCCTTATTAGTGGCACAGGCACAAGGATGGTGAGATAG